agcATAAAGAACTTAGTGTTGTACATGTTCAGATTTTAATTTTAGGTATGGATATCTGTTCACTTGAAAAGATTATAAGGCGTTTAGCtatcattcataatttttaatCCGAATTCATTACCGTATTTTGAAATtgttaaaatattcattttacTATTTCGAAGATTAAAAGTACTTATTTCGGCTACATAGGAGGTGTTCAGtttgcaagataaaataatattaagatacaatctaggattgagttatgaaattattttagtcatagaggGTTTACTATAACTAATTATCTCGTGATTATCCATCTAGAGTTAAGTTATgcgattgaatctcatgaaccaaacacactacaaatttcatcccggatacaatcttgcaaaccgaacacccctatAGAgtacatttttccaaaaaagtcattacattgtgttttttttttagaaaagcAAATGCTCAAGCTACAATTATTTTATTGTCTTCTCTTTTGTTGTTTGAATTGAGTCTCTGCCGCTTAATGGAGGGAGTAACTATTTTTATGTCTCCATTAGCAAAATTGAAATATCATATAGTATTAAACAAAATTTTTTTCGAAGTAATATTATAATACCAATAAAgatcaaattataaaattaactaGTACAagcatttttaaattttacaaGTGCTAAAACATCGAAACTAGTGCAAAATCCATCTAAAAATCAAATTTCTAAATATCGATCGAGTGAAGTTTACTAATCAAGTCAAAATCGCACGAGCAACAAAGCACGCCTTAACGGAATCCTCGGTCAAATCAAACGCTTTCCTGATTACGTCATCGTGCGCGTGCTTCTTCAGCGATTCCGCGCACGCACTAAGCTCCGCCGCGGCGCCACCTATCATCCTCGATGCCTcgtcctgctcggcgccccggGAGTCGTTGAGCGTCTGCAGCGCCACCTCGAGGGCGCCCTCGCCGTTGCCGACGTTGCCAAGGCATCGGCTCAGCGTGTCCAGCTCCTCGGGGGTCGATTGCTCCCGCACGGCCTCCTCGACCATGAACTTCCGCAGCTCGTCCACGCGCCCGAGGGTCGCGTTCACGGCCGCCATCCCTGTCCCCACGCCGCTCGCGTCCGAAAATTCGGACGCATGCGGCTGCAGGAGCGACGCGCAGAATCGGGCGTCTGGGGCCTTCCTACATGCCGCGTCGATGCGGCCTTCGCTGGTGGCGGCAGCGATATGGAGGAGGAGGATTGTCGCTGTTAGTAAGATTTGTTTTGCcattgtggtttttttttttatcatttagtTTGTTTTAATGGTGGATTTGTGAATGATGGATTGATTGCTTCGTGTTTTCCGCATTTGCACATGTATTTtccatttaaaataaataaaattagaccgaataaaatgttaaaaaaaattacacaaatAGAGTGAGTAGATCGGATTAATCTCTCCCATTTTTAGTAAATACTCACTCCTATTCCTTGGTCACATTTATTTAGGagaataatttctatttttagtaaataatCACCATCCCATTATTTAggatatatttattttagatacataatgaataaataattaaaataaaaccacaCCAAACCAAATGTATACATCATGCACTCGGACTTACCCGAGGAAAGTACTGGAGAGATAGCCACAATTCGGCTAGTACAAAGCAACATGGTAAAGACCATGGACGTGTTCACTATAGGAGattttcatttataatatttggaaaaattaaattttccaatAATTGAGCCATAATTAGCCGCATATGTAATTCTTTTCCCCATTGTTTAGTATCCTAGAATTGGCCTAAGAATTGGCCAAAATATTACTCAAAATGAAGACTTTGACTTAATAGAATTACGGATTGAAAAATTTATCCCTCTAAGTGGAAAAGTGGGGCAAATGTGTAAAACTAAGTCCATTTCTTAGTGTACTTTTCAATGCACAAACAAATCTTATCTATGAAGCAAGATTTCAATTCTTCCTCAATTGGCATGAATAGTGCGGACCCCCACCTTAATTGTAAGTCCCCCGAACACTTAATTAGTAGAAGATGAACATCATAATTCTCCAATTGGACCAAGAATTAGCCAATTCTTACATAGTGAACTCGGGCCAAGATTACAAAGAAAGGGGCAAGACCCCATCAAGAAACCCCAGTTCTAGTCACCCATCGAAAATACAAGCACtatacataaataataaatgtgtTTTAAAAATATGGCATGTTATATGaaacatctttaaaaaaatgtgttatGAATAATGGAACAATGAGTCACGTACTATACAATACTTCATTTGTTCAAACTTATccaaatgacaaaatgattgAGTCTATTAAGTTTGGACTTTGAGATTGTTAAACACAATCTATcctttaaaaaagaaaagagtttaATTTTGCCAAACTGAAGTGTCCAACGATCTatgttatatatatttttactaAATCATTTGACTCAGATTTTACATGAAATTGAGACTTTATTTCTCTAAATTTTTCTACTTGTTTTTGTtagcattttttaaaaaaaattcatgttaGAAATCAAATGAGACATTTTATTTAGCGCAGAAattattaaacacaatatatatttaGATTGGCCCAAATAGCCCAATATTACAAGGCCATCTTCTCCTTCCTCAAAACGACGTCGTTAGCTCCAATCGTACCGGTTGACATTTCCATCTCACTGAACTAAATCCTTCTTCCACTGCACAGCTGCAGAGCTAAATCTATAGAATCTAAATTCATGAATCCATTCGCAAAATTAGAACATGAAATCTGATTGAATAAAATTAGGCGAATGACATGGAATCAGAAGTTGAAACAGGAGCAGCATTAAAAGATCTGCAGCACTGCTCTTTTCCGTAGATAGAAGAAGATATGATGCGAAAGATCATCGATTCATCAATCCAGCGTCTTCACAGAGGATTTTCAGCCAAATCCGCAGCTTCCCGTGATCTCGATGGAGAAAAGAGGCGATTTTTGGGCACGCCGACGATTGATTTCAGCTGCATACACTGCTCAGATGATGCTGTCCGCTTGTTTCGCGAGATGATTTCGATGTCGCCGCAGCCCTCTGTTCCTGCATACAACAAGCTTTTGAGCTGCGCGGTTAAATTGGGGGAATACCGAGTTGCCTTCCACATGTTCGACAAAATGCGGCAATTGGGCGTCGAGGTGAATTTGTGCTCAATGAGCATCGCAATCAATTGCTGCTGCCTTCTACATCGAGTGGAGTTAGGGTTTTCGATTTTGGGAAGCTTGTTCAAGCTCGGCTGCGAACCAAATCTCACGATTTTAAGCACTCTTTTGAAAGGGCTAGTTTTAGTTGACAAGATTGGTGAGGCAGAAGGTTTGTTCAGAAAGATTCTGACTTTGAAACTGTGTGTGCCCAACGATGTTATGATTCTAACCGTGATGAACGGGCTGTGTAGGAATGGGCAAAGTCGAACTGCCCGTGATCTTCTTCAGGTAATGGAGAAAACTAGACTTAAGCCTAATGTTAAAGCTTATAGTGCTGTGATTGATGGTTTGTGCAAGAATGGAATGGTTGATGATGCATTGATGCTTGTTTCTGATATGATTAGAAAGGGTGTTTCTCCCAACATTATCACGTTTAACTCGATTATTCAGGGATTGTGCAATCTAGGTAGATGGGATGAGGTGAAATACTTGTTATTAGTTGAAATGGTTGATCGCGGGGTGCCTTTAGATTTGGTCACTTTGAATACATTGGTAGACGCGTTGTGCAAGAATGGGAAGTTAGATGAGGCTGAGGAGGTTTTGCAGCTTATGGTAAGAGCAAATGTTGGTCCTGATGTATTCACATACACTTCTCTTATATGCGGGTATTGCTCGCGGGGGAGACTGGAAAAGGCGAAGGAGGCATTCGACTCCATAGGTAAGAGGGGTCTAAGGCATAACCTTATGAGTTATACCAATATGATCAACGGATATTGCAAGAGCGGGGCTGTGGAAAAAGCCCGGCTTCTCTTTGATGAAATTCCGCGGATTGGGTTGATGCATAAAACAGCTTCTTACAACATCATGATGGATGGGCTTTTTGGTGCAGATAGATTTGATGAAGGGTGGAAGCTTTTCAACGAGATGGAAGCTTCACGAGTAATCCCTGATTTGCATTCATATAACATCTTATTGGAAGGTTTGTGTGGGAATCTGCAAGTTATTGAGGCGATCCCGATTCTGAGAGTGATGAAGGAGAAAGGTGTTGTTTGTGATATAGTGACGTATAATATCCTCATTAACGGTCTGTGCAAGGTTAGGGAGTTTGATGCTGCTCGGAGTCTTCTAGACCTTCTTCCATCCGAGGGTTTGGAGGCGAATGTGGTAACGTATACCACTATTATCGGCTCTCTTTACCAAGAAGGGCGCGATGAGGAGGGGAAGGCTCTGCTTTTCGAAATGGAGGAGAAGGGAATCCCACCTAATCGTGTGACTTACAACGCGATCATAAACAGTTTTGCAAAGAGAAACGAGCTTTACAAGGCGATGCCATTCTTCGAGGAAATGTACAGACGAGGATTCTCTGCGTCTCCAGGTACTGCATCCGTCCTATCGGATAAGCTGCGAGAAGCAGATGCGGATGATAATCTGTTGGAAATGATTAAGAAAGTTGTGCCACAATTGAGAAAGTGAATGACTCTTTTTGTTTGGTTTTTGCTGATCAAAGCTAGTGATTGATTGTTTGTTTGTTAGAATTAGTTGATGGAATAGAGTTAGTGATTGATTTCATACAGATgggaataataataattttggcAATGTTCATCTCCATATAACTATCATCTTGACATGCTAAGAATGAAATTTATTCATGAAATCTTCATTGTGTGTGTAATTATAAATCTTTGAGGTGTCTAAGTTAGAGAAATGTTATGCCAGAATAAAAGTTGTTATTGAcatcattaattttataaattattgtataaaaatcaaagcttgatttttttttcctataCTCACTTTATACAGATAAAATGGATAAGtcgaatttgaattttatttagtaATTAGTAAAATTAATGATGTTAATAATTATTTGCCAGTGTTCCTATATTTTAAATTGAGCCACACCCAATTATTTAAACTGATTTTATcgattataatattatttattcacctaattaatttaatatgaaatatttatgaTAAGTTCACATATTTTAAGTTTTATTTAGAGATAATAATACAAATAACCAATAAAGAATTTAATCGTCTCCTACCAATTTGAAAAAAACAAGCTTTTCCTAAACTATTGCAAcagcaaaaaaaaatcaaacggaTTTACATTCATAATCAAATTTCAAATACTAAAATTAATGACACTATTTTTTTAGATCTAtcattaaaagaaaaagaaataagtaaagaaaagtagaaaagtaTTTTAACCGCTTAAAACAGTTGAACCTTGGAGTACAACCCCTTAAAGCAGTGGCCACAACAAATTTCATTTGCCGCTATTTCTCCTTCTCGTAGAAGCTAAAGAACTCTCCAGAAACACACAGTAAGCACGCAGTGAGAGTGAATGGAGCGATACCAGAGGGTGGTTAAGCCCAAACCGGAGCAACCCGTCAACGAAAATGAAATCCGCGTCACGGCTCAGGGCCTCATCCGCAATTACGTCACTTACGCAACTTCCCTGTTCCaggtttttcatttttgtttcaaTTTCTGCAAATTTTATGAGAGATTGCTGAAATTAAACTGTTCATAGCGATTTGTATAAGGAAAAGATCGAGTCTTGATATGTATGAAGATGTTTGCTCTGTTTGGGTTGGAAATTGGAAAATCAGGTGTTAAAGGTGAAATCTTGCAGAATTAGTGAGAAATTTGGGATATGGAGTTTGATTTGTGTTTGGAATGTGTATGTTAGCAGTGATCCTGAATTCTGGCTCATGATTCTATATATGAGTTGTGGAGCCAGTGAAACTGGTGTTGTGTTGTTCACTTGTTCTTGATTTTAAGGGTTTGGGAATAGATGGCTGGAGAGTCGATTCTTAGTGGGCTTGAGCGTTAGAGCTTCAAGGAGGGTATAACTTCATACATGCTTTGAATATGGATTGTATTTCCGGATAAGGAAAATGTAGAGGACGATGAGTGAAACCCGTGATCTTGTTTGTTAATTACTAAGAGGTTAAGTGGTTTTGGGGTAAGAGTTGAGGCGATAAAGAACAGAGGATTAAGACCATCGAAAGCCTTAGAGTTCTTGTTATGCTCCTCTTTCTCGgcaaaatgtttttttttgggggggggggctGGTGAGCTCAAGCTTTAGTAGAAACTGAAAACCAGGAAGAGTCTTTATAGGAGTTCTGTTTGTAGGTATTATACAATCGAGAGTTGATGCTCGGTGTTGACACAAGAGTCGTCTGTTTGTTGTTCTGCAAATTTGCCATTTTTGTTGTTCGTCTAATTTCATCTCATTGGTTTCTAGAGAATGGTTATGATCTCTACTTCTATGTTCAGGACAAGAACGAGAAGGAGGTCGTATTGAAGGCAATGGGGCAGGCTATTAGTAAGGCCGTGGCAATTGGAGAGATTATCAAGGTCCTTTAATTTAGATATTCGTTTTCTGCTTAATCTAGTGGCTCTTATTTATAAACTCATAAAATACTTTTCATTTAACTAACAAGATGTGAGAATCTTATATGCGTATTTGACATCTATATTTGTGAATAAATGCAGAATAGAATTCCCGGATTACATCAAAACATATCTACTAGCTCGACAACTATAACTGATGCCTATGAGCCCATCGAAGAGGGCTTGAATCCGTGAGTTCTTGCAATCAGTTGGTTCAAAATTCACGAAAACATGTTTTCATTTGGAGTTCTGTTGACACCCGAATCTTGCAGATTGGAGATGAAGCGGCAGGTCTCTCTGATTAGTATTGCTTTATCAACTATCGAGCTGAACAAGACCTCTCCAGGGTAAACAGAAGACGTATCTTTTGATCATTGAAGATGCACCTTTTTCCTTGTGtatttgtttcttttgagttaaATTCTTTGGTTTGCGTACCTCAGACGACGGGATTGCGTGTTTGTAGGTACCAAGCTCCAACTATGAAGCAGGCAGAAGGCGCAAATCAGCAAGAGCTGGAGAATAAACAATCTATCCTTTCTTCCACAGCTGTCGATGAAGGTAGCTTGATTTCTTTGATTGAGCCGTCTATGTGTCCCAAGTCCATGATCGTCTCAACTCTAAACCCTAATCcctcaataataaaaattcttcCTGCAATTTATGATGGGTAGATAATGTTGGAGGCCGCTTGCAAGGTAGAGGTGGAGTCCGAGGTGGAGGTCGTGGTAGAGGTAGAGGCAGAGGCCATGGTCGAGGGAGGGGTTGGTATGGTGATTATCAAGGTGCTGTTTTTTAATGTAGTGCCCTTGACTTTAGTGCAATTTCTTCGTTTCGAAGTTCTCTTCACTAATCTATTCTACTTGCAGAGAATAGCGGGGGATATTATTATTGGGGTGCTGGAGGGCAACGAGGCGGAGGTGGGGGCAGAGGCGGAAACTGGGGATACCGTGGTAAGTTTGTATCACATCTTGTCGGTCCGTGATTAATGGAGTTCTATTCATCTATTGTCAATATACCCCAAAAAGAAGCCTTTCTTGATTTCGATTATCATAATTTCCATTTCATCACGTTTAAATGTGTCAAAAGATTATGCTGGTGATTGTCTGGCTGCTACCATTTCATACGTCAAATTTAACGCAAGGTATGAGCCTGATCGACTCGATTGCCTTTACTTCCCGCTGGCAGGGGCCGGATACCAAAGAGGCAGAGGTGATGGTCGAGGAAGAGGCCGAGGTTACAGCTATGGCGGAGGAAGAGGGCGGGAGTACGGCTATGGCTATGGCGGTGAACGAGGAGGCTGGGGGTACGGGTATGGTGGAGGAAGAGGCCGTGGCTACGGCTATGGCTACGGAGGTGGAAGAGGCCGGAGCTACGGTGGAAGGGGCCGGGGTGATCAAGAATAGTTAGACCAAGGATTGGCTGCTCCAGTTTTACTAGTAACTTGTGATGAAGGTATATATACAAtggaactttttttttatatataatggaACTTATTCTGTTGTAATTTGCTAGTAATTTCATGTATGTTAACTTTTTCGAAACCATAttactttctttattttcttataattaaatcaaacgtgaaaatttaataattgagAATCAGATAATTTGTCATATTCTCTCTAGACTCTAAATACAGAAATCTTACATTTGATAATTGATAGTCAGATTACTTTTCCATAACACAAAAATTCTTCAAAAGAGTTGTGCAATATATTTAAACCGTACCAACTTTTACTTCCAAATATTATATAAACTAatacataaatttaataaacaCATTTGGGCCTGCATTGTACTTCTTCAGTAATAGTATGACTTAATTTACTTATGCAGTTAATACGCTATCATTATTTGACACATGATATCAAAGATTACCGTATGTAAATCATCATGTAATCTAAAGTTTATTAAAGCTTAACATGAAAAGCATAAAGATATATACTAAGTATAATATAGggatataattaataaatttaaaataactcCCCTgcgaaaacaaaaaatatatcttCGGGTCTATTATCctcatatatttaatatttaaaattatataatacgTGTAACaaatatttattataataatgCTCTAATActatattgattaaaaaataaaacaacatcACAATGAGGCTCTAATACTAATTGATTAGGGAAAGGATAACTAGTCCGATCAAAATTCTACTAAATCTCTTATATATATACCTATGTCCATATAGATAAAATGCCCCCCAACAAATCTCAATCTATATATTTGTAGTAATTTACAAGAGGCATATTTGATCATGGCTAGCAATGATATAGATATGGATGAATGGGAGGAATTGAATCAACTAATCGTCAACAAGatcaactcaaacaatcaaGATGCCGAGGTGTCTGAGCCGCCATCACCATCACCGGAGGTCATGTACCGGTTCGTGTTGGGGAAGTGGTGGACTCGCTATGATTTACTTAGGATGTTGATAAGG
This DNA window, taken from Salvia splendens isolate huo1 chromosome 18, SspV2, whole genome shotgun sequence, encodes the following:
- the LOC121777680 gene encoding pentatricopeptide repeat-containing protein At1g62930, chloroplastic-like; amino-acid sequence: MMRKIIDSSIQRLHRGFSAKSAASRDLDGEKRRFLGTPTIDFSCIHCSDDAVRLFREMISMSPQPSVPAYNKLLSCAVKLGEYRVAFHMFDKMRQLGVEVNLCSMSIAINCCCLLHRVELGFSILGSLFKLGCEPNLTILSTLLKGLVLVDKIGEAEGLFRKILTLKLCVPNDVMILTVMNGLCRNGQSRTARDLLQVMEKTRLKPNVKAYSAVIDGLCKNGMVDDALMLVSDMIRKGVSPNIITFNSIIQGLCNLGRWDEVKYLLLVEMVDRGVPLDLVTLNTLVDALCKNGKLDEAEEVLQLMVRANVGPDVFTYTSLICGYCSRGRLEKAKEAFDSIGKRGLRHNLMSYTNMINGYCKSGAVEKARLLFDEIPRIGLMHKTASYNIMMDGLFGADRFDEGWKLFNEMEASRVIPDLHSYNILLEGLCGNLQVIEAIPILRVMKEKGVVCDIVTYNILINGLCKVREFDAARSLLDLLPSEGLEANVVTYTTIIGSLYQEGRDEEGKALLFEMEEKGIPPNRVTYNAIINSFAKRNELYKAMPFFEEMYRRGFSASPGTASVLSDKLREADADDNLLEMIKKVVPQLRK
- the LOC121776154 gene encoding glycine-rich cell wall structural protein 1.0-like, with translation MERYQRVVKPKPEQPVNENEIRVTAQGLIRNYVTYATSLFQDKNEKEVVLKAMGQAISKAVAIGEIIKNRIPGLHQNISTSSTTITDAYEPIEEGLNPLEMKRQVSLISIALSTIELNKTSPGYQAPTMKQAEGANQQELENKQSILSSTAVDEDNVGGRLQGRGGVRGGGRGRGRGRGHGRGRGWYGDYQENSGGYYYWGAGGQRGGGGGRGGNWGYRGAGYQRGRGDGRGRGRGYSYGGGRGREYGYGYGGERGGWGYGYGGGRGRGYGYGYGGGRGRSYGGRGRGDQE